CTAGTGGTCATGTGCTCCGTCAGCTGACCAGACCTGACCAATAGGGGAACGGGGAGGAAAAGTCCACTCAATCGAATGAAGATGGTGTTGACAGAATGGATGGAAACAAGCGGCTCAAGTTCCATCAAcaataagaaatatatatattaactataattaataaataaaaattaagaATCTGAGTAGGAATAATAAAACCGCAGCAACCTACTTTGGGAGTACACATCTTCTGAAGCCTTGATTCAGTTACATTGGGTCATTATTTTTCAtaattgtatttgtttatttttctcacaGATATTTTAGTAAAATTAGCAGTACCACAGTGTATACATAATTGCTTAAGTAACAATACgtatcaaacaaaataaaaacaaaaataatttatcTCTTGCTTTTCCCTGAACAAAAAATACCGGAAGCGGGAGCGAGGCGGACACGCTCATTGGCTGCGAGGGAACCTGCCGCTCTGTGTACTTTCTACATTTCCGGTGTCCGTTAAATCCACTTCCTGGTTGGATTGAGATCTTCTAAAGTCACAACAGTTGCTCCGGTTTTTAATCATGGCGTCTTCTACAAAATGAGCGTGGTGTCGCTGGCTGCCACTGAGCTGTTCCACGTCTCCAGTCTCACGGACAACGGGAAGCCCCGAGGACCAAGAGAATGGAAGAAAAAGCGTTAGAAGTTTACGGTGAGGGACAGTTACTGCCCTGTGACGTCACGGGGTTCCGTGCAACCCGAAGGTCACGAGGTGAAAGGTTCTCTGAACGCGATGGTCTGTTTGTTAGAGAACCATCGTTGTAAATAAAGGTTTTTTGAATGCGCTTTGGTTTCATTTGAGTTTATCATCAGTTTAACGAAGGATTTATGGAATGGTTTGGTGACATTGGAGTGATTACAGCATTGTTTTACAACATAGCAGAAAACAGCTGATTTATTTAGTGGTGTTTGGTTCTCTCCACCAGATGTGATCCGGTCCATCCGGGACCCCGAGAAGCCCAAcaccctggaggagctggacgtGGTGACGGAGAAGTGTGTGGAGGTCCAGGAGCTCGGAGAGGAGGAGTACCTCATCATCATTAAATTCTCCCCGACCGTCCCTCACTGCTCCCTGGCCACTCTGATCGGTGAGTGATAGGTCAGCTCTACAAAACGCTCTGTACAGTATATAATAAGCTCTGTATATTCAGCTACTTATTTAAGTGTATAATATAGTGATGATGCCGACTCCCTGTTCGATTACATCCACACATCCTCCCTGTGGGTTTAACCTCTGACCCTCGGACTGGAGAGAATTGTTGCACTGTCTGTATCCCGGGAATCAAACCTGCGTGTTAATGAAGGTGGGGACGCCCTGtcctctctgtgtctgcaggCCTCTGCTTACAGGTGAAGCTGCAGCGGTGTTTACCATTCAAACACAAGGTCAGTAACAGTATTTCTTCATCCTCTGTCTTCTATCTTTAATATCCAGATGACCAAAGGAGCCAATTATCAGTGAGAGCCTCAGAAATGATCCTCGGAATGAGATATTCATATCATGTTCAGATGTGCGAGTTATACAACGCTGATCAAAACAAGAGGGGATTCGActcctggggtccgtttcaagtaggaggtttaacaaactctgagtcaaaccctaaactctgagttgatttaccctgagatgggaaactctgagttttgggtttcagaacagctgtttagagttcaATCCACTcagagtaggttgactcagagttgagcgcgtgcaccaccacagtataaaggcagcatgaatggagccacgatactacgattcaccatggcaacaaccacaaacagTATATTCACCCCCATT
The DNA window shown above is from Gasterosteus aculeatus chromosome X, fGasAcu3.hap1.1, whole genome shotgun sequence and carries:
- the ciao2a gene encoding cytosolic iron-sulfur assembly component 2A isoform X2, with protein sequence MEEKALEVYDVIRSIRDPEKPNTLEELDVVTEKCVEVQELGEEEYLIIIKFSPTVPHCSLATLIGLCLQVKLQRCLPFKHKLEIYISEGTHSTEEDINKQINDKERVAAAMENPNLREIVEQCVTEPDD
- the ciao2a gene encoding cytosolic iron-sulfur assembly component 2A isoform X1; the encoded protein is MEEKALEVYGEGQLLPCDVTGFRATRRSRDVIRSIRDPEKPNTLEELDVVTEKCVEVQELGEEEYLIIIKFSPTVPHCSLATLIGLCLQVKLQRCLPFKHKLEIYISEGTHSTEEDINKQINDKERVAAAMENPNLREIVEQCVTEPDD